One segment of Castanea sativa cultivar Marrone di Chiusa Pesio chromosome 3, ASM4071231v1 DNA contains the following:
- the LOC142628657 gene encoding uncharacterized protein LOC142628657: MSESTSSTTAPTVQPWENTSSLYFLSSGDNPGVSLDLQPSIVYFKTARDVWVDLQYRYGQGNGPRIYELRKEISTLTQEDLTINAYYTKFKGLWDEFSNYRTCTCGHQIEDCTMSFLMGLNETYAAIKGQILLMEPVPPLSKVFSLLSKVFSLLLQDEKQRKMGARKRVLVDTSATLAALGSKSGNTKNFTKPKSGRPQCTHCGAMGHVVDKCYKLHGYPPRYKFKNKGGQPLANNVIAAEDHASEPITLTKTEYQQLIGLLNSQCHFGTQAPPEACLNNTPQVATVITQPSVTVPAQELSGSCLSPSLEHSVFPSSVNICFSPSLEQSIFSSTVNTSHISSYDWILDSGATDHMISVRLPNGDMVQVTHIGTVKISATLTLDHVLCIPRLTALKDDWVGSNDLAVPPDEFPDLVHPNLDSSQDVIVVPPDPPVLAAPLPDLPVVRRSNRSHKPPSYLHDYHCNLASTNISSLHCNMASLIPSHDSMFTDSPGILYPLSSTLSYTKLSTTHRVFSVALSVAKEPTSYAEALPDPLWQTAMKAEIDALQANQTWVMTKLPPGKVPIGCKWVYKIKLQADGSIERYKARLVAKGFTQTEGIDYYETLSPVVKFVTVRTLLAMAAVYG; encoded by the exons ATGTCTGAAAGCACCTCTAGTACTACTGCTCCTACTGTCCAGCCTTGGGAAAACACCTCTAGTCTCTATTTCCTGTCTAGTGGAGATAACCCAGGTGTTTCTTTG GATTTACAACCAAGTATAGTTTATTTCAAGACTGCCAGAGATGTATGGGTTGACTTACAGTACAGATATGGCCAAGGAAATGGACCTAGAATCTATGAATTAAGGAAAGAGATTAGTACCCTGACCCAAGAAGATTTAACTATCAATGCATACTACACCAAATTCAAGGGACTTTgggatgaattttcaaattacagGACATGTACATGTGGTCATCAAATTGAGGACTGCACTATGTCTTTTCTGATGGGGTTGAATGAGACATATGCAGCTATCAAAGGACAGATTCTCCTTATGGAACCTGTGCCTCCTTTGAGCAAAGTGTTCTCTCTTTTGAGCAAAGTGTTCTCTCTTTTGCTTCAAGATGAGAAGCAGAGAAAGATGGGTGCTAGGAAGAGAGTCTTGGTTGATACATCAGCAACTTTAGCAGCTCTAGGATCAAAGTCCGGTAACACCAAGAATTTTACTAAGCCTAAGAGTGGTAGACCACAATGCACTCATTGTGGAGCCATGGGACATGTTGTTGACAAGTGTTATAAACTGCATGGCTACCCTCCTAGGTACAAGTTCAAGAACAAGGGTGGTCAGCCTTTGGCAAACAATGTCATTGCTGCTGAAGATCATGCTAGTGAACCTATCACACTCACCAAGACTGAATATCAGCAATTGATTGGATTATTGAACTCTCAATGTCATTTTGGCACTCAAGCTCCACCAGAGGCATGTTTGAACAACACTCCTCAGGTTGCTACTGTCATTACTCAGCCTTCAGTGACTGTTCCAGCCCAAGAGTTATCAGGTAGTTGCCTTTCACCTTCCCTTGAGCATTCTGTCTTCCCTTCAAGTGTCAATATTTGCTTTTCTCCTTCTCTTGAGcaatctattttttcttcaactGTCAATACCTCTCATATTAGTTCCTATGATTGGATTCTTGATAGTGGTGCAACTGACCACATG ATTTCAGTTAGACTTCCTAATGGTGACATGGTTCAAGTGACTCACATTGGAACTGTTAAAATTTCAGCAACTCTAACTCTAGACCATGTCCTTTGCATTCCTA GACTTACAGCACTGAAAGATGATTGGGTTGG TTCTAATGACCTTGCTGTGCCTCCTGATGAGTTTCCAGATCTTGTTCATCCTAATCTGGATTCTTCTCAAGATGTTATTGTTGTTCCACCTGACCCTCCTGTTCTTGCTGCTCCCTTACCTGATTTACCTGTTGTTAGAAGGTCTAATAGGTCTCATAAACCTCCCTCATACCTTCATGATTATCACTGCAATTTAGCTTCTACAAATATTTCTAGTCTTCACTGCAATATGGCCTCACTCATACCTTCCCATGATTCCATGTTTACTGACAGTCCAGGTATCCTTTATCCGCTTTCCTCTACTCTTTCTTATACTAAGTTGTCTACTACACATAGAGTTTTTTCTGTTGCCTTGTCTGTTGCCAAGGAACCTACTTCCTATGCTGAAGCTTTACCTGATCCCTTGTGGCAAACTGCCATGAAGGCTGAGATTGATGCACTTCAGGCCAATCAGACTTGGGTAATGACCAAACTGCCTCCTGGTAAGGTGCCTATTGGGTGCAAGTGGGTGTACAAAATTAAGCTTCAAGCTGATGGTTCTATTGAAAGGTACAAGGCTAGACTTGTTGCTAAGGGCTTCACTCAGACTGAGGGAATTGATTACTATGAAACTTTATCTCCTGTGGTAAAATTTGTAACTGTTAGAACTCTTTTGGCTATGGCTGCTGTGTATGGTTGA